From the genome of Malus sylvestris chromosome 13, drMalSylv7.2, whole genome shotgun sequence:
CTTGTTCTTGCTGTTCAGTGTTGCTTCATCATCTAGCAGAATTTGAATCCTTGTTTTTGCAGTGTTTCTGAGTACTATATGACATCTTCAACTGCATTTCCTTCACTCATACTTAGCACAAGTCCCAATTCGCCTTCATTAAACTTAATAAGCGGTTCAGTTCAGCCTGCCTAGATGGAAAATGTGCTTGGAATTGTGAAGTTTATGTATTATGTTTTCCTAGGAGTTTTACTGATTTAGCAGTTTTAgatttagtcattatttatagGTCTGGATTTACATTAGTTTGCATGCTATTATTCAGGCAGAAAACAGAATTTCTGCAATGACTTCCAGCCGCTCTGATTGGTGTATATCGCGGCAAAGGACATGGGGTGTTCCAATTCCAGTCTTTTATCATGTGGAGTCAAGGGAACCTCTGATGAATGAAGAGACTATTGAGCATATCAAGTGTAAGAGCCAGTTAGACATACACTTCCTCTTTCTGTCTACTTATTTCCAAATATTAGTGTCTAATTAAGATCTTATAGAAATTAATATTTGCTTTAATTTTGCGCATCAGTTGTGAATATTTCCAACTGCATATGAGATGAGGGTTTTCTCACTTTTTTCTAATGCATGGTGTCTGTCTGGCACACACAGGTGTGTATTTGTGTGCTTTTAGTACATATAAGAACTAAGAAGATAGATCAATGAATGAATATCCAATATACAAAGACTGCTCGAATGATTAGCCtacttttaattgttttaaagaTGAATGGTGTATTTAATaggttaaattttgattcttTCAGTCCTCTGTTTTTGCAGCGATAATATCCGAAAAGGGTAGTGATGCGTGGTGGTACATGAAGGTCGAGGATCTTCTCCCTGATAAATATCGTGATAAAGCATCTGAATATGAAAAGGGGACTGATACAATGGATGTATGGTTTGATTCAGGTATTgatgtagtttttatttaacCTTGTCAGCTCTACCTTGTGCTGCTATATAAGAATATTCTCTATTACTTGGTAATGGCATGAATATAGATAGATAATTtcatcattgatgatttttTCCCTTACAGAAGGGTAGTCTGGAAATATCTCATTTTGCATCTCAATCCATTTGTATCTTCATGGTCATTTTTATCACATTGATATATGCAACTTCACTTGTTATGTTGAAACATATAGTGGTTCGTTGTTGGTTCTGTTGTATAGTTGCCTTGCCTATACCAGAACATAATTTTTTCTCAGTCAAATATTCCAGAACATAAATGAACTTTGTCTTTTCGCTTACCATATTATTTATTGGGATCAGTCGGTGTTTACTACTTTGGATGCGTGTACATAACTGCATCTAACTTTTTCGGTTCTGTAATTTAATCTTTTATGTTTCTATACATGTATTTAAGTCAATGGTTAAGTTCTATTTCAGGCTCTTCTTGGGCTGCAGTGTTGGGGAAAAGAAATAGCCATAGTCTTCCCGCAGATTTGTACCTTGAAGGTATGGATCAGCATCGTGGGTGGTTCCAAAGTTCTTTGCTAACAAGTGTTGCTACTAAAGGTAATGAAAATCTGGACATGTTCATTTATCCTCACTATGCAATATAACATTGAAACTGGTTttcttaataataattaataaccAATAAAACAGAgggttgatttttattttttaaattttattttgtgtaaATAGCACATTTTTGCATTACTCCTCGTGTTTGAAATGTGATTAATTTTGGGGAGGTGTCATACACACATTTTCGATGGAAGTCTTGTTCTTTATTTAAGACAATTAAACATCCTGTGATTCCCTTCACCCATGCCTGATGTAGGATAAATATGTTTAAAAAGGCCGCATTAATCCTTCCATTGCATTATCTTCATACCCTTGAGTATTGGCATCATAGCTTAATAAAAATAGTACATTGAGAATGCAAACCAGACTTAGATTGGTTGCCAAGTAAGATCTTTGGAATTAAATCTTGACTGCTGCATTGTAGTGATTATAATGTAGTCTAGTCTCTAACTACAGTAGTTGAACGCTGAGGGAAATGGTATGTAATTTAAATAGTTTCAGCAAGGCTAGTATATAATTGTTTATGTCCAGGTGTTCATTCTTCTGTATGGATTTTAAGCCACAGAGGCTATTTTCATTTTAGAGAGAAGTATTTGTTTCAAACAGTGACACTGCTTGAATCTGTTACTTTGCTTTGATACAGGAAAGGCTCCATATTCCAGTGTTATAACACATGGATTTGTATTGGATGAGAAAGGTTTGAAAATGAGCAAATCTTTGGGTAATGTAGTAGATCCACGGACTGTGATTGAAGGAGGGAAGAACCAAAAGGTAAGTAATTGTTGTgaagtaaatttaaacctactCAATTACCACCTGAATCAATCTTCAACAGTATCTGGATAATAAAGTCTTCATTTTCTGCTGGCAGGATGGCTATGGAGCGGATGTCCTGCGTCTTTGGGTTTCTAGTGTAGATTATACAGGCGATGTAACAATCGGCCCTCAAATTCTCCGTCAAATGTCAGATATTTATAGGAAGACGCGAGGAACATTGAGATACCTTTTGGGAAATCTTCATGATTGGAATGTATGTTCAACTTTCACAATCAGTGCTTTTGAATTCAGACGTCTGACCCTATAAAAAATTCTACATGTTTAGTCATCTTAAGAATCCCAGCTTTACTACCTCTTGCTGGATAACTATCTCTTAATCCCAAATACACAGATTGGTGCACATGCtcacaaaggtataaaatatcgatgatatcggaaatatcggtagtccaaaaacacggaaattttgatggaaatatcgggatattatcgatatcgatcaaaattgaataaaaaccacggaaattgtaagaaaaacttggaaatttttattgaaactttgcaggatgtttatttagtcaattatctattagtttatcacaaaaaattggaaggaaatgcattgcttgatggatttaactgatttaagttgattatatagcgagctggcaatcattgtgagtgtagaaaatatgtagtaattaatgaaagaagtttaaacacaccataatcatttatatataatgaattagtacaatattttacactttatacattgcatggtaagatgcaaaagtgacttagtaccacatagagttcctatcaaggtctaaaatatcgatgatatcggaaatatcggtagtccaaaaacacggaaatttcgatggaaatatcgggataatatcgatattttaaaccttgGCTGCAAGTGACAATGCTGTTTCAGGCAGTTTTATCTCTTGGTCTGTTGTTTTCACTTATACATAACTACATCATTTTGGCAGGCTGATAGTGCTATCTCTTACCACGATCTTCCCATGATTGATCAGCACGCACTGTTTCAGCTTGaaatttttgtgaaaaacagTAAAGAGTGCTACGAAAACTATCAGTTCTTTAAGATATTTCAGGTGAACTTTCTCTTAAGCCTTTTGATTTGATTTAGTTATGCTTCTGTTTAAAGTGTATAGTTTTATGGTCAATTAGATGATAGCATTACATGTGAGGCTTTGTTTCTCGAAATGGCTCCTAGAAATATATGTTCACGGATGTAGCAACTTTGGATTATCTTTCGGTTGCCATTATGGCTGACCAAAGTTGAGTACTTTGTACATAAACCAAATAATAGTTGAAGAAAAGAGTGTAAATGTATGGTGGGTCTTACATCCCCTTTGAAATAAATCTTACCATTGTTGTTTTCATACTGCGATGGCAATCTGAGCCATtgtaaaaatcatttaaaaatgCATAGCAATAGTTGCCATTAGATGGTACTGAATCCTGATTGTATGTCAACTTAGCCCCCTTAATTTAGCTGGAATTCCATGCAACTATCTAATTAGCTTTCTTCATATTCTCAGATCATACAGCGGTTTGTTGTCGTTGACCTGTCAAATTTCTATTTTGATGTCGCCAAAGATCGGCTTTATGTTGGGTAATTCACCTCCTGCTCTATCTACCAGTTTCTAGGCATCTGCATAACTCTTGTACCTTCCATTGATCTGTCACCCTCGTGATGTTCATATGCTTTTACATTGCAAGTCTTCATTTTCTAGAATTAGAGATGAAGCATAGTTTATCATTTCAGGGGTACAAGTAGTTTTACTAGGAGAAGTTGTCAAACAGTTCTTGCAGCACTTCTCCTCTCTGTAGTGAGAGTGATTGCTCCGATATTACCTCATTTGGCTGAAGATGTATGGCAAAACCTTCCGTTCCAGTACACTGACGATGATGGCTCTGCTGCCgaatttgtttttgaatcaagaTGGCCAGCTTTGAACAACACATGGCTCTCTCTTTCGAAAGAGGAAACTAATTTCTGGGAAAAGGTTCTTGAGGTAATCACCATTCTGTTTAATGTTCTTCACACATTAGTACAATTTGGGGTTTGTGCAGTCCATGTCCTTGTGACATATTACAACTGAGTTGTTTAAGGGAAAACCTTGGAAAATTTAAACTCCAGTTTCTTATTGGTTGTCAGTAAAAAAATTAACGATCTCATAAACTTGATGCTCTTGAATCTCATCATCTATTGTTCCTCTCTAAGCCAAAATTAACGATAACATACACTTGATGCTCTTGGTTGTCTGGTTTTGACATTTCGTTCTTGTTTACTTTCTTTTCCTGACAGGTTTTATTCACCTGTAAAATAATCAGATAAATCTAGATTCTAATGTTAGAAGTGCTCTTAGAACAATGAAAGAAATGCCACGGTTGATATCTGTCTCTGATGTATTTCACTTGTTTCTAATGCGTATGCACTTGTGAGCAGTTGAGAACTGAGGTGAACAAAGTCCTGGAGGTTGCTCGTACGGAAAAGCTAATTGGCTCTAGTTTAGATGCCAAGGTCTACCTTCACACTTCGGATTCCGGTCTGGCCTCTAGATTAGGTGAAATGTCTGAGGCCAACAACGACGCAGACACACTGCATCGCATATTCATAACATCTCAGGTAAGTTCAAATTCCTACTCGCTGGTTCACCTGGTGGCTAAACAGACATGATCCGCCCTCTGATCACTATCCACATTTGTTTATATGAATGCAGGCAGAGGTTCTTCCTTCGTTGGAAGATGAGCTGATTGCGAACATACCTCACAAAGGAGAATACCTCATCGAAGAAAACGTCGAAGTCTGGATCGGAGTGTCTCGTGCCGAGGGCTTAAAGTGCGAAAGATGCTGGAATTATTCACCTCAAGTTGGTTCCTTTCCAGAGCACAGCACGCTTTGCGGCCGCTGCTATAATGTGGTAAATGTTCAACAATCTCCATCTCCAGCTGTAGCTGTGGTCAGTTGAGATTCCGTCAGTTCGACATTTGCTCCGATTCCCTTCCTTTCTGGGTTGAGCAGACAAGTGTAGAGCATATTGCTTAGAGCTGCATTTGTACAGACTACAGAGCATCATTGAAGGTTTTGACGAATATTTCAATCAATACAATAATCCAAGTGTTGTACGGAAAATCCCTCCAATTTTTTAGGAAACTACAAGGTCCAACTATAATGGTACTTTAATGCAGGATCTAACCGTTGATTTTTCGGACCAATCACAAGTATTATATTGACAGTGAAGAGCACGCCGAGAGTTTAACCGGACAAGGACTGGGATTGGGCTTTCCTTTTTTTGGGAACTAACCCCAATCTAAGTTGGGTCAAACTAGGTGACTTATTAATTAGCCTTCTAAAATACTAGAACATACGTGTCACGATCTTAAAGGTCAATTGAAGTCAACAATCCCTTCTAGAGGCATTTTCGTTGTTTTCCACCTTTGagaattaaattatattaaaatcAGGAACGGTAGTAACATCTACTCTTTTGAGAAGGAAAATGCTAAAAAgatcatatttttatatcaaatttgTGTATCATCTAACGTGGTAAatgatgtgtatatatatgccacgttaattaataaatttttctGACTGGATGTCGATTGTACACATCACTTACCTCAAGAGATATTGCGGGAATATAGTAAATATGTGGTCTTCCTAGCCGTGACAAGCTTCAGTTTTATAATGAATTTTATCAGTCCACGTAAGACTGAATCTGGGACGCACCTTGTAATGTCATAAGATAGTTGTCTAAAAATAAACAGTACATTTCTTTGCAAAAGATCACCATCTCAAGTTGGTTCCTTTCCAGAGCACAGCACGCTTTGCAGCCGCTGCTATAATATATGGTTGACGTTCAACAATCTCCATCTCCAGCTGTAGCTGCGGTCAGTCGAGATTCCGTCGGTTCGACATTTGCTCCGATTTGTTTCTGGGTTGAGCAGACTAGTGGCTTTTTGTACAGCACATTGCTTAGAGCTGCATTTGTACAGAGCATCAATTGAAGATTTTGACGAATATTTCAACCAATACAATAACCCAAGTGTTGTACATAGGGTCCAACTAGAATGGTACGCTACGTTCCATGCAAGATTTGACCCGTGCAATGATCCGTCAGATCTCTATATGCAAAATCTAACCGTTAATTTCTCGAACCAACAGTGGTACTACATACCATGAATTCTTTGTTTTACTGTGTAATGCAAAGGGGCATCGAATCTATCAACCTAACATTGCATAACATTCAGGGAGTCAACCCTATAGGAAAACTGAAGACGGTACTTTCCATGGATCATCAATGCAAGACAACCGGGTGGCCATGTAGCAACCCTAAACCATACAGGGTAAAACTGCCTGAGTCGATGACCTAACGTTGAACAACGTTCATGGAAGTAACCCTAGTGGGTAGAGGAACAAGGCTTATCACAGGTGGTCCGAGCCCTCAACTCATTTCTCAAAATGTAAGACATTCGGGTACACTCGCAAAGGAGTCTTATTGATAAGCTGGTGAAATCAAGATAAAATTGCATAAAGATGCTGCACAAGCCACTCAAGTGAATACCTAATTTACAGGGGTTAAACCCTAGGACATGGAGGAAGTGAGAGACCAGAGTTAAACGGGAAGTGGTGGACGACTAACAGGGAACCCTAGCACTTGCTGGAGTAAAACAGTTTATGTTACAAACAAACAGAGATCAAATGTTCTTCCAAGCCCCCGCGGATTTGGCAAATTCTTCCAGTAAGATCTTTGAGCCTGAAGTCGGTGAGGGTTGTTGTGGAATAAATTCAGAATCGTCCAAATCCTGGGAGTGAATGGGTATAATGTAAGAACACAAACCAAGTCATTATGCTTTGAACCGAAAAACAATAATTCAGATATTCAGAAGGATAGGGTCCAGTTGACGGTGATAGCCCTTACCTGTGTCTGTATTTGCTGATGTGGTTGCTGATCTTGGGCAATTGTGTAGGCTTGCGGTTGCGACATTCTATAGTAGGGCTCTTTGAGATCAAGTTTACAAGAAGACTGCTGAATTATTCCTCCTAGCTCAGCCCCAGGGCCCCACATTTTAGCTGAAGGTGAGGCCATAACTCGTTAGAAAACCAGAAAAAGAAATCTGAAGCCAAAACAAGTATTATATTAGACACTGACCTGCCAAAGTGAGATATATTGTGTAACTCTGAGAATTGTGGGCAACCATGTGGAGTCGGCCAGTGATTTCTTGTCCTGCCATCACATAAATTGGCTGAGAGAGAACGCAGCGTAATTGGTACCAATGGGTTGTTGGTGCACCAGGCGCGGTGGTAAGCCACCTTTGTACGGTACTGTAAATAAGCAATGTGAAAGCAGTTATGAGACCCACAAATTTGCATCATAAATGAAATGCAGAAGATTATATTGATTACACAAATCATTGATTCAGATGATTACCTCCCATCAAACAAGACATCGAACCAGCATGCTAACCCATGCACTCTAGTGCCTACAGCAGCTGTAAACCGTAAAGGTATGTCGATTTCATACAAGTCCTCTTCGCTTGTTTTGGTAAAGTCAATCACATGAGACATGGAAGGAGCCACCAGTAATCTTGGATCAAAGGCATCTACCACAGGCTGTACGAGAATAAAACAGAATAATTCAGCACATCATCAAGTCCTAGCAACCAAAACAACCACCAATAAAATGTCTTGCACAGATAAACTTTTGGATCCTGGAATTTTTAAATAATCACTCACCAAGGAAATTCAGCCATTTCGGTCTGAGGGATTTGCAAAAAGCCCTTGGAAAGTTATTGATGTTGCATATGTCcacttatttttgttgtttcattTAAGAGATGcataaaccccccttagctcaAAGGCCTAGGCAAGTCAATAAAAGTTGCTGGGTTCTTACAAAACCATACCAATCAACTAAGGGAATTAGATTCTTAAATAGTGATGGCAGAGGGTACGTAGCTATCCCTTATTTCACTAGACCATGAAAAGTGAAGAGCGCGCCAAGAGTTTACCAAGAACAGGATGAATGGGAGATGCACAGAGTGACAAATCAAGTTTGATTAGGTTTATCGTCAAGCGTAATTTCATGGAATAGGAAATAGGAAGAATCCAGGGAATCCTAAAACTAAAATTCCATTtaacaagttaaaaaaaaaagatagttTAATTATTCAAGTTCTTATTTAACCTACACATGTAAACTATGGTTGCAAAACACAGCAATAACGTACAAGTTTTGCAATACTTTTAAGTTATGTGTAAGAAATATATAGACCTGTGAAAAATATCCCTTGAATGCAGATCCATACAACGGTTGCAAATCAACTCCATAATAATTTTGTTGCTGCCAGAAGAGGGCCTGTATATTTACAAACAAGAACATTAATCTACATCAAATAAGAGAGGAAATTGATTGCACTACACGTTTATAACAGCAATCTAATAGAACTTTTAGATCAGCTGCATTGTGCATGGCTTGTAGGTTACAAGTTTCTGAATGGTTATCCATGCATAATGTCCTTCCTTATATAAATTAACGAAAAATGATGACGACATACGCACCTTATTTGCTATTTCAACAAACAAATATTCATCACTGAAAGGTGCCATGTGAATCCTGCGGAAGTAATCAACTTGAattgatgagaaaaataaaagtaaCAGATATAACGATTTTGAATAGGTACTAATAGTAATCAATATACACTAGGACCACAAGCAAATGAAATGAAAGATCTAACATAGCAATATAGCATCACCGAACAACCCAAGAGAAAAATAACGTGGCCAGGCAACATGTAGGTAATATGATATCGAATATTTTATCATGACTAGTAACTAACATTACCTAACTAATCCTGATCTGAACTAAAATAATTTTACTGCTGGGAACCCACTTCTTGtctaaaaaaaaggtaaatatcCCACAGCtgacatctttttttttttttgttaacctCGAGTTGATATTTTCAAAGAGTGTCCCATGATACAAGTAAAATAACGTAAACAAGAGATACCAGAAAACAAAACATAGAAGAAATTCAAAGGTTAAATTACCTTCCCAATGTGGGGAACATTTTCCCATTTGGTTGAAGAAACCGATCTCTTGCAATCACATAGGTTTCCAGcattctttcattaattaacaAAGTGCCTAAAGCCATGACAAAGAAAAGTTTACATTAGGACTAGTTTCAGACTATCAGCGGAGCAGATACATCAAGAAAAGCAGGGCAACATCCATTTGAATGTCTATAGCAAATATATATAGAGGCTTACCCATTGGCTCTGAGATCAGGATATCTGCTTTCTCTGGCAATTCAACCTCCTCAATTTTACCTTTGATTACCTACATGTAGATGACATATGGTCCCATTAGAGAACaggaatgaagaaaaaaaggacaaaagaTTCAGAAATGACATCATTAGTCTCACAGTTATCCTTTCACCCAGTGAAGGGTTCCCTGCAATTAGCTTGCGTGCATATTCTGCCATTTCAGATGCTTCCACAGCATAAACATGTTTAGCACCAGCCTATATTGGGAAGAAAAGAAATAGAAGATCGAGAAGAGGTATGCCAAAACAAAATATGCAAGATTACTATACACAAACTTAATTGATCAAAGAGCTGAGTGTACCTGAGCAGCAAATAATGACAAAATACCACTACCAGCACCAACATCAACAACCACACGACCATTAAAATCCACACGATTTTCTATGACTGCAGCATAATAGGTTCCTGAAGTAGATAACCAGGGCACTTACTAACATATTCAACATCAACTCATAGGATATTTTTAGTGAAACTAATAAAATTTAGTGTAAATACTAAATTTACAATATGGATTCTGAAGCTCAAGAATACATCTCAactccaaaacaaaagaaacgtGAAGTTGAAAATGAACAAGAATATAGTTAGTGAACTAACCTGTCCTAACATAATCCTGTAACATGTTCTGTTGATGTAGCAATTGTCCGTAGTAATGGAAATACATTTTAGCAGAAGATGGCTCTATTTTGTCGTCAAACTTGCTTTTGGTAGATGATAGTTCTCCATTTGGTAACTTTTGTCCTGCAAGAGTGCACAAAAACGGATTAATTGACAAGAATGCAACGCCGTGCGACAAGAAGCAAGACAGTCAAAGTATAGGAG
Proteins encoded in this window:
- the LOC126596374 gene encoding probable histone-arginine methyltransferase 1.4, giving the protein MEGSVAEAAKKQQEFALASASELASSSSSFTLAPAVARFSAEDGVAELRFQQEAESDARLNVDLRTAKLFKLGPVQSVCITEGSDTDKEKSYSRGVTIRFNNEEESAAFHHAFEQWKKDLVDQGQKLPNGELSSTKSKFDDKIEPSSAKMYFHYYGQLLHQQNMLQDYVRTGTYYAAVIENRVDFNGRVVVDVGAGSGILSLFAAQAGAKHVYAVEASEMAEYARKLIAGNPSLGERITVIKGKIEEVELPEKADILISEPMGTLLINERMLETYVIARDRFLQPNGKMFPTLGRIHMAPFSDEYLFVEIANKALFWQQQNYYGVDLQPLYGSAFKGYFSQPVVDAFDPRLLVAPSMSHVIDFTKTSEEDLYEIDIPLRFTAAVGTRVHGLACWFDVLFDGSTVQRWLTTAPGAPTTHWYQLRCVLSQPIYVMAGQEITGRLHMVAHNSQSYTIYLTLAAKMWGPGAELGGIIQQSSCKLDLKEPYYRMSQPQAYTIAQDQQPHQQIQTQDLDDSEFIPQQPSPTSGSKILLEEFAKSAGAWKNI